In one Streptomyces sp. T12 genomic region, the following are encoded:
- a CDS encoding universal stress protein translates to MLSRTPRTLLGVLVARVHSASGAQDLDAQKQWALRMLREAEEELRGRHPELTVSTEQISDTAAEVLLGQAEKAEMLVLGSTGHGAIAGFLLGSVGQQVLARANSPVVMVRANARSAAKHDGGQVVVGLDDLGDPAAPLLEFAFDAAAARRTALRAVHAPSLPPLYGHGPVVGQLASQEGGITGQAEKALSDALKPWQEKYPQVPVAHTVDLARPSGVVLRAAAQAGLVVVGRRVHRPALGMRIGPVAHAVLHHAAAPVAVVPHD, encoded by the coding sequence ATGCTCAGCCGAACGCCCCGGACGTTGTTGGGCGTTCTGGTTGCCCGCGTTCACTCCGCGTCCGGCGCGCAGGACCTGGACGCGCAGAAGCAGTGGGCCCTGCGCATGCTGCGGGAGGCCGAGGAGGAGCTGCGCGGGCGGCATCCGGAGCTGACGGTCAGCACCGAGCAGATCTCCGACACCGCGGCCGAGGTGCTGCTGGGCCAGGCGGAGAAGGCCGAGATGCTGGTGCTGGGCTCCACCGGTCACGGCGCCATTGCAGGGTTCCTGCTCGGCTCCGTGGGGCAGCAGGTGCTGGCCCGGGCAAACAGTCCGGTGGTCATGGTGCGGGCGAACGCCCGCTCGGCCGCCAAGCACGACGGTGGGCAGGTCGTGGTCGGGCTCGACGACCTGGGCGACCCGGCCGCGCCGCTGCTGGAATTCGCCTTCGACGCGGCCGCCGCTCGCAGGACCGCGCTGCGCGCCGTGCACGCGCCGAGCCTGCCGCCGCTGTACGGACATGGCCCGGTTGTGGGACAGCTGGCCAGCCAGGAAGGCGGCATCACGGGGCAAGCGGAGAAGGCACTGTCCGACGCTCTCAAGCCGTGGCAGGAGAAGTACCCGCAAGTCCCGGTCGCCCACACGGTCGATCTCGCCCGCCCGTCCGGAGTCGTACTGCGGGCCGCCGCGCAGGCCGGACTCGTGGTGGTCGGCCGCCGGGTGCACCGGCCGGCGCTCGGTATGCGCATTGGGCCTGTGGCCCACGCTGTGCTGCACCATGCCGCAGCCCCGGTCGCCGTAGTGCCTCACGACTGA
- a CDS encoding nitroreductase, protein MASRPLDEKTVTTLVAEATAAPSMHNAQPWRFHYRTDERSVLLHADARRAMPRSDPDNRALHIGCGAALLNLRVAAAHADLVSKTTLLPEPDDPLLLAAVHLTDAVGGARDEGLARLHPAIRQRHTSRHPFAEKDIPEDVRAALQDAAAQEGAALLFPGPWHAETVLDLVHDAESRDLMDPGANEDLVRWTRLGAEADTAVDGVPEYAFGPRKRNGKAPVRDFAGRRPVADRGTTAFEHTPHLALLSTRGEGPAEWLRAGQALERVLLEATLADLATSLTSHALEEPELRLLARDPASGTGQVQMVLRLGYGPRGPGTPRRPVRDVLEIT, encoded by the coding sequence ATGGCTTCGCGACCACTCGATGAGAAGACGGTGACCACACTGGTGGCCGAAGCCACCGCGGCCCCGTCCATGCACAACGCGCAGCCATGGCGCTTCCACTACCGGACCGACGAGCGTTCTGTGCTGCTGCATGCCGACGCCAGGCGGGCCATGCCCCGGTCCGATCCCGACAACCGGGCACTGCACATCGGCTGCGGGGCAGCGCTGCTCAACCTGCGCGTCGCCGCGGCACACGCGGACCTCGTCTCGAAGACGACTCTGCTGCCCGAGCCTGACGACCCACTGCTGCTTGCCGCCGTCCATCTGACTGACGCGGTCGGCGGTGCGCGGGACGAGGGCCTGGCGCGGCTGCACCCGGCGATCCGGCAGCGGCACACAAGCCGCCATCCCTTCGCGGAGAAGGACATTCCCGAGGACGTGCGGGCCGCCTTGCAGGACGCGGCAGCACAGGAGGGAGCCGCCCTGCTCTTCCCTGGCCCCTGGCATGCCGAGACCGTGCTCGACCTGGTCCACGACGCCGAGAGCCGCGACCTCATGGACCCCGGTGCCAACGAGGACCTGGTTCGCTGGACCCGGCTCGGAGCGGAGGCGGACACCGCCGTCGACGGCGTGCCCGAGTACGCCTTTGGGCCGCGGAAACGCAACGGCAAGGCCCCTGTACGGGACTTCGCCGGACGGCGTCCGGTGGCCGACCGTGGTACCACCGCCTTCGAGCACACGCCGCATCTGGCCCTGCTGAGCACCCGCGGCGAGGGCCCTGCCGAGTGGCTGCGCGCCGGGCAGGCACTGGAACGCGTCCTGCTGGAGGCCACCCTGGCCGACCTGGCAACCTCCCTGACCTCTCACGCCCTGGAAGAGCCCGAGCTGCGCCTGCTGGCCCGTGACCCGGCGTCGGGCACCGGGCAGGTGCAGATGGTGCTGCGTCTGGGCTACGGCCCGCGAGGCCCCGGGACGCCTCGCCGCCCCGTACGGGACGTTCTCGAGATCACCTGA
- a CDS encoding PE-PGRS family protein, with protein sequence MTDEAGDGMGAPQLGDAVALLADFLGAEPLTAAIASLERDLTGRPAREVGDMAAARGIGPELMVAALTVRESLGRLNDLIHAAGIVLALPHVLEGGEEIAVRPSLAAGNDPHRPFDLETDRRVAEFKLARWRGADAMRKRQTFKDLVMLAADRTGRRAELFVVGPEPGRFLRTSTATAAWALDRTPHARRVFEESFGSLDVSVAQFTGRHAGHVQVTDLCDVLPPRVAAALVR encoded by the coding sequence ATGACAGACGAAGCGGGCGATGGCATGGGTGCTCCTCAACTGGGCGACGCTGTGGCGCTGTTGGCGGACTTCCTGGGCGCCGAGCCGTTGACCGCGGCCATCGCCTCACTGGAGCGGGACCTGACGGGCAGACCCGCCAGGGAGGTCGGTGACATGGCCGCCGCCCGGGGTATCGGTCCTGAACTGATGGTGGCGGCCCTGACCGTGCGCGAGAGCCTCGGCCGGCTGAACGATCTCATCCACGCGGCCGGGATCGTGCTGGCACTGCCCCATGTCCTGGAGGGCGGGGAGGAGATCGCCGTACGTCCTTCGCTTGCCGCCGGCAACGACCCGCACCGGCCGTTCGATCTGGAGACGGACCGGCGGGTGGCGGAGTTCAAACTCGCGCGGTGGCGCGGCGCGGACGCCATGCGCAAGCGGCAGACGTTCAAGGACCTGGTCATGCTTGCGGCCGACCGCACGGGCCGTCGCGCCGAGCTGTTCGTCGTGGGGCCCGAGCCCGGCCGGTTCCTGCGTACCTCCACGGCGACGGCGGCCTGGGCGCTGGACCGCACCCCGCACGCGCGCCGCGTGTTCGAGGAGTCCTTCGGCTCCTTGGACGTCTCCGTCGCGCAGTTCACCGGGCGGCACGCCGGCCACGTTCAGGTCACCGACCTGTGCGACGTGCTGCCGCCCAGGGTGGCAGCGGCGCTGGTGCGCTGA
- a CDS encoding cupin domain-containing protein — MTATVITDLAAELTVPEDGTLSRVLYRDDRLRVVGFAFAAGQELTEHTSALPVVIQVVQGRLDLVLGEEKTEATPGSWIHLPARLPHTVRATEPSVMLLTMLPVPESSGSGVPSAA, encoded by the coding sequence ATGACCGCCACCGTGATCACCGACCTGGCCGCCGAACTGACCGTGCCCGAGGACGGCACGCTCAGCCGGGTCCTGTACCGCGACGACCGCCTGCGCGTGGTCGGCTTCGCCTTCGCCGCCGGCCAGGAACTGACCGAGCACACCTCCGCCCTGCCCGTCGTCATCCAGGTCGTCCAGGGCCGTCTCGACCTCGTCCTGGGCGAGGAGAAGACGGAGGCAACGCCTGGGAGTTGGATCCACTTGCCCGCGCGGCTACCGCACACCGTGCGCGCCACCGAGCCCAGCGTCATGCTGCTGACCATGCTGCCCGTCCCGGAGTCGTCCGGATCCGGGGTGCCTTCTGCGGCATGA
- a CDS encoding class I SAM-dependent methyltransferase yields MASTDHSALQKNIPVPGDGLDAARMPGHWLLARLGKRVLRPGGVELTRWMLDALGVDPEDRVVELAAGLGATARLTLARRPASYTAVDRDATAVAALSALTAPGPTQVRAVRSDAADTRLPEGDATVVYGEAMLTMQPEPAKRRIVREARRLLDGSTGRYAIHELCLLPDDLDPALAERITHDLHEAIHVGARPLTPTAWSELLAAEGFTVTAHKTAPMALLEPRRLVADEGLVPALRIAGRALRNPTALRRVLHMRRVFQRHSGHLGAISLLAVPTPSQP; encoded by the coding sequence ATGGCATCGACGGACCATTCGGCCCTGCAGAAGAACATCCCCGTTCCCGGCGACGGACTGGACGCCGCCCGCATGCCCGGCCACTGGCTGCTGGCCCGCCTGGGCAAGCGGGTGCTGCGCCCCGGCGGTGTGGAGCTGACCCGGTGGATGCTGGACGCCCTGGGCGTGGATCCGGAGGACCGGGTGGTGGAGCTGGCCGCCGGCCTGGGAGCCACCGCCCGGCTGACCCTCGCCCGCCGCCCGGCCTCCTACACCGCAGTCGACCGCGACGCCACCGCCGTGGCCGCACTCAGCGCCCTCACCGCCCCGGGCCCGACCCAGGTGCGCGCCGTACGGTCGGACGCCGCGGACACCAGGTTGCCGGAAGGTGACGCCACCGTCGTGTACGGCGAGGCGATGTTGACCATGCAGCCCGAACCCGCCAAGCGGCGCATTGTACGCGAGGCCCGCCGGCTGCTCGACGGCTCCACCGGCCGGTACGCCATCCACGAACTGTGCCTGCTGCCCGACGATCTCGACCCGGCACTCGCCGAGCGGATCACTCATGACCTGCACGAGGCCATCCACGTCGGTGCCCGCCCCCTGACCCCCACCGCCTGGAGTGAGCTGCTCGCCGCCGAGGGCTTCACGGTCACCGCCCACAAGACGGCACCGATGGCACTGCTCGAACCACGCCGGCTCGTCGCCGACGAGGGGCTGGTCCCCGCGCTGCGCATCGCCGGCAGGGCACTGCGCAACCCAACTGCCCTGCGCCGTGTGCTGCACATGCGCCGCGTCTTCCAACGCCACAGCGGCCATCTGGGCGCGATCAGTCTGCTCGCCGTCCCCACACCGTCCCAGCCCTGA
- the cysK gene encoding cysteine synthase A translates to MTATRPSFIPSITALIGRTPLVALRRYGADLPVRLVVKLESANPGGSVKDRIALAMIEDAETTGALRPGQGIVEPTSGNTGIGLAMVAAAKGYPVTFTMPESMSTERRALLRAYGAELILTPAAEGMTGAVARATELAERHGWFMPQQFRNPANPDAHRRTTAQEIWQDTAGQVDILVAGVGTGGTVTGVGQVLKEKNPDITVVAVEPAESAVLSGGSPGPHRIQGLGAGFVPDVLDTEVYDTVQRVSAPEARAAARRLARTEGILTGVSGGAALHAATTVAHYPQHKGALIVVVLPDSGERYLSTDLFHDE, encoded by the coding sequence ATGACGGCGACACGCCCCTCGTTCATTCCCTCGATCACGGCGCTGATAGGCCGCACCCCCCTGGTGGCGCTGCGCCGCTACGGCGCGGACCTGCCCGTGCGCCTGGTCGTGAAGCTGGAGTCCGCCAACCCCGGCGGCAGCGTCAAGGACCGCATCGCCCTGGCGATGATCGAGGACGCCGAAACCACCGGCGCGCTCCGGCCCGGGCAGGGCATCGTCGAACCGACCAGCGGCAACACCGGCATCGGCCTGGCCATGGTGGCCGCCGCCAAGGGCTACCCGGTCACGTTCACCATGCCCGAGAGCATGAGCACCGAGCGGCGCGCCCTGCTGCGCGCCTACGGCGCCGAGCTCATCCTGACCCCGGCCGCCGAGGGCATGACCGGCGCGGTCGCCCGCGCCACCGAACTGGCCGAGCGCCACGGCTGGTTCATGCCGCAGCAGTTCCGCAACCCGGCCAACCCCGACGCTCACCGCCGCACCACTGCCCAGGAGATCTGGCAGGACACCGCCGGACAGGTCGACATCCTGGTGGCCGGCGTCGGCACCGGCGGCACCGTCACGGGCGTCGGCCAGGTCCTCAAGGAGAAGAACCCCGACATCACCGTGGTGGCCGTGGAACCGGCGGAGTCGGCCGTCCTGTCCGGCGGCTCCCCCGGCCCGCACCGCATCCAGGGCCTCGGCGCCGGCTTCGTCCCCGATGTCCTCGACACCGAGGTCTACGACACCGTGCAGCGCGTCTCCGCACCCGAGGCCCGTGCCGCGGCCAGGCGCCTGGCACGCACCGAGGGCATCCTCACCGGAGTCTCCGGCGGAGCCGCTCTTCACGCGGCCACCACCGTCGCCCACTACCCACAGCACAAGGGCGCCCTGATCGTCGTCGTCCTGCCCGACAGCGGGGAGCGTTACCTCAGCACGGACCTGTTCCACGACGAATAG
- the epsC gene encoding serine O-acetyltransferase EpsC — MILEDLRTACRKDPALHGVHVVEVLLYPGLWAIWAHRLAHKLYRLGVPLLPRLLSQLTRALTGIEIHPGAVVGRRCFIDHGMGVVIGETAVLGDDVMLYHRVTLGGTGWWTDAKAAKRHPTIGDRVVLGVGATVLGPVHVGHDAIVGAHALVLRDVPAHSHVRTAHTASVTHLPDTATTPHAGVLTPSDEKEGRP; from the coding sequence ATGATCCTCGAAGATCTCCGAACGGCCTGCCGCAAGGACCCGGCCCTGCACGGTGTCCATGTGGTCGAAGTCCTGCTGTACCCCGGCCTGTGGGCGATCTGGGCCCACCGGCTCGCCCACAAGCTGTACCGGCTCGGTGTGCCACTGCTGCCCCGTCTGCTGTCCCAGCTCACCCGCGCGCTGACCGGCATCGAGATCCACCCGGGCGCGGTCGTCGGCCGCCGCTGCTTCATCGACCACGGCATGGGCGTGGTGATCGGTGAGACTGCGGTCCTGGGCGACGACGTGATGCTGTATCACCGCGTCACCCTGGGCGGCACCGGCTGGTGGACCGACGCGAAGGCCGCCAAGCGGCATCCCACCATCGGCGACCGGGTGGTCCTAGGCGTCGGCGCCACCGTCCTCGGCCCCGTGCACGTCGGCCACGACGCGATCGTCGGCGCGCACGCCCTGGTTCTGCGCGACGTCCCCGCCCACTCCCACGTCCGGACCGCACATACCGCCTCCGTCACCCATCTTCCTGACACAGCAACGACACCCCACGCCGGGGTCCTCACCCCCTCGGACGAGAAAGAAGGACGACCATGA
- a CDS encoding FeoA family protein, which produces MSGTDGVFEEAGGRGTTVIDAVPLSLADLAPGARAAVLGVVAEGEPTVARRLHDLGFTPGAVVEVVRRAPLREPVLYRVSDYEVCLRRAQAERVHVTEAER; this is translated from the coding sequence ATGAGTGGCACTGATGGGGTGTTCGAGGAAGCAGGCGGCCGGGGGACCACCGTCATCGATGCCGTACCGCTCTCTCTGGCGGATCTGGCACCCGGTGCCCGAGCCGCCGTGCTAGGCGTCGTCGCTGAAGGGGAGCCCACTGTCGCCCGCCGGTTGCACGACCTCGGCTTCACCCCTGGAGCGGTCGTGGAGGTGGTACGCCGGGCGCCCTTGCGTGAACCCGTCCTCTACCGGGTCAGCGACTACGAGGTGTGCCTGCGCCGCGCGCAGGCGGAGCGCGTGCACGTGACCGAGGCGGAGCGGTGA
- a CDS encoding FeoB small GTPase domain-containing protein — protein sequence MSCHDEGGADATLTEAPRIALVGAPNSGKTSVFNGLTGLHAKTGNYPGVTVSRYVGTTRTGHHRHLVEDLPGTYGLEPISPDEQITVDVLDGRLEGADRPDALLVVADATTLRRSLGFVAQVLARGLPTCVVVTFTDELSRRQGHLDVDALRQALGVPVLPVVGHRGLGIGQLREQLTTWRAWPTPALAPPTEPGERDAWAESVLAFAGYRPRSATGSPSASMRCCCIRCGGQRSSSR from the coding sequence GTGAGCTGCCACGACGAGGGCGGCGCGGACGCCACCCTGACCGAGGCGCCACGGATCGCCCTGGTCGGCGCCCCCAACTCGGGCAAGACCAGCGTCTTCAACGGCCTCACAGGCCTGCATGCCAAGACCGGCAACTACCCCGGGGTGACCGTGTCCCGCTACGTCGGGACCACCCGGACAGGCCACCACCGGCACTTGGTCGAGGACCTGCCGGGCACCTACGGCCTGGAGCCGATCAGCCCCGACGAGCAGATCACGGTCGACGTGCTGGACGGACGACTCGAGGGCGCCGACCGGCCTGACGCGCTGCTGGTCGTGGCGGACGCCACCACGCTGCGGCGCTCCCTCGGGTTCGTCGCCCAGGTCCTGGCCCGCGGGCTGCCGACCTGTGTCGTGGTGACCTTCACCGACGAACTGTCCCGCCGTCAGGGCCACCTGGACGTCGACGCGTTGAGGCAGGCGCTCGGCGTGCCGGTGTTGCCCGTGGTCGGCCACCGTGGGCTGGGCATCGGGCAGTTGCGCGAGCAGCTCACCACGTGGCGCGCCTGGCCCACTCCGGCCTTGGCACCGCCCACCGAGCCGGGCGAGCGGGACGCCTGGGCGGAGTCGGTCCTCGCCTTCGCCGGCTACCGGCCCCGGAGCGCCACCGGATCACCCAGCGCATCGATGCGGTGCTGCTGCATCCGCTGTGGGGGACAGCGGTCTTCTTCGCGGTGA
- a CDS encoding ferrous iron transporter B: protein MLLHPLWGTAVFFAVMMLFFQTVFTLAAPLQDGVESLFAWLSVQVDAQVGSPWLSGLLGDALIGGVGGVLVFVPQIVLLFLLLALLEGVGYMARAAFLMDRVMARFGLEGRAFVALLSSFACAIPGIMATRTLPSARDRLATMMAAPLMTCSARLPVYVLLIGLLVDPSVTVGPFGAQGLVMFGLYLLGAVSAMLAAWVFKTIGDRRGQAMPFSMELPPYRLPAPRAVLVAMWSSARAFLHKCTTVIVATSVVLWLLLNLPLHTDAQLRAAGIDTTDSVAVSAYTVDHSYAADLGRLVAPVFDPQGFDWRINVGVLSAQAARETFVASLGQVAAAEDPEQPAQALGNMTYPDGPRAGEPVFTAPTIAALLVYFVYALQCMATVAVLRRETGTWRWPTIAFTYLTVLAWLMAYLARTATVLLGG, encoded by the coding sequence GTGCTGCTGCATCCGCTGTGGGGGACAGCGGTCTTCTTCGCGGTGATGATGCTGTTCTTCCAGACCGTCTTCACCCTGGCAGCCCCGTTGCAGGACGGGGTGGAGTCGCTGTTCGCGTGGTTGTCGGTCCAGGTGGACGCCCAGGTCGGCAGTCCGTGGCTGTCCGGTTTGCTGGGCGATGCCCTCATCGGCGGTGTCGGCGGCGTGCTGGTGTTCGTCCCGCAGATCGTGCTGCTGTTCCTGCTCCTGGCCCTGCTGGAGGGCGTGGGATACATGGCGCGAGCGGCCTTCCTGATGGATCGGGTGATGGCCCGCTTCGGTCTGGAGGGCCGGGCCTTCGTGGCGCTGCTGTCGTCGTTTGCCTGCGCGATCCCCGGCATCATGGCCACCCGCACCCTGCCCTCGGCCCGGGACCGCCTGGCCACGATGATGGCCGCCCCGCTGATGACCTGCTCGGCGCGGCTGCCGGTCTACGTTCTGCTCATCGGCCTGCTGGTCGACCCCTCTGTCACGGTCGGTCCGTTCGGCGCGCAGGGCCTGGTCATGTTCGGCCTGTATCTGCTGGGCGCGGTCTCGGCGATGCTGGCCGCCTGGGTGTTCAAGACGATCGGGGACCGCCGCGGCCAGGCGATGCCGTTCTCCATGGAGCTGCCGCCCTACCGGCTGCCCGCCCCGCGCGCGGTGCTGGTGGCGATGTGGTCCTCCGCGCGCGCCTTCCTGCACAAGTGCACGACCGTCATCGTCGCCACCAGCGTCGTGCTGTGGCTGCTGCTGAACCTGCCACTGCACACGGACGCGCAGCTGCGCGCGGCCGGCATCGACACCACCGACTCCGTCGCCGTGTCCGCCTACACCGTCGACCACAGCTACGCCGCCGACCTGGGCCGCCTTGTCGCCCCCGTCTTCGACCCGCAGGGCTTCGACTGGCGTATCAACGTCGGCGTTCTGTCCGCCCAGGCCGCCCGGGAGACCTTCGTCGCCAGCCTCGGACAGGTCGCCGCCGCCGAGGACCCCGAACAGCCGGCGCAGGCGCTGGGGAACATGACCTACCCTGACGGGCCGCGCGCCGGCGAGCCGGTGTTCACGGCGCCCACCATCGCCGCACTGCTGGTCTACTTCGTGTACGCGCTGCAGTGCATGGCCACGGTGGCGGTCCTGCGCCGCGAGACCGGCACCTGGAGATGGCCGACGATCGCCTTCACCTACCTGACGGTCCTGGCCTGGCTGATGGCCTACCTGGCCCGAACGGCCACCGTCCTGCTGGGCGGGTGA
- a CDS encoding NifU family protein yields MIPIYPQQVPGRPDRLRWIVPAGTLTTTGPFAEVPAPLAALLADGTLARITLESTAVVTCLGVDRTWREEGARVRTALHAALDDHAGWTPAAGQDHRHDDRLLYGAAREVLAGQVGDFARSHGGTIDLVGVRDGVVTVRLGGACRGCPASWFTLHQRLERQLRRRQPGLLGVRNIASTVKPADQRASRTVLDPSD; encoded by the coding sequence ATGATCCCCATATACCCCCAACAAGTCCCCGGCCGACCTGATCGGCTGCGCTGGATCGTCCCCGCTGGAACCCTCACCACCACCGGCCCATTCGCCGAGGTGCCCGCACCTCTTGCTGCCCTGCTGGCCGACGGCACCCTCGCCCGGATCACGTTGGAATCCACGGCCGTCGTCACCTGTCTCGGCGTGGACCGCACCTGGCGAGAGGAGGGCGCCCGGGTCCGCACCGCGCTGCATGCCGCCCTCGACGACCATGCGGGATGGACCCCGGCCGCCGGTCAGGACCACCGGCATGACGACAGGCTGCTGTACGGCGCGGCACGAGAGGTCCTCGCCGGACAGGTGGGTGACTTCGCCCGGTCCCATGGCGGCACGATCGACCTCGTCGGCGTACGCGACGGCGTCGTCACCGTCCGCCTCGGCGGCGCTTGCCGCGGCTGCCCTGCTTCCTGGTTCACGCTGCATCAGCGTCTGGAGCGCCAACTGCGGCGACGCCAGCCCGGTCTGCTGGGAGTCCGGAACATCGCCTCAACGGTGAAACCGGCCGACCAACGAGCGTCCCGGACCGTCCTGGACCCCAGCGATTGA
- a CDS encoding UvrD-helicase domain-containing protein, whose protein sequence is MTPLYAKAYQQEPNYVQSWRDVPSTSFRLRDIGRTKDLEFNWFDFDSDGRAHLNLCRVPREFGDADAHRMLAERKQEAEANAAYIFGRLLRAGTVSCAAARVLAEFWIGSSEGRAILAPLLRSRFAEVIVDEAQDCGREELRILEFLRDCGVHVVMVGDIDQSIYEFRSATPAAVQEFATSLPGPLELRDNWRSSPAICAFNSALRSGQFVETARGDNSIVQTPVHLIEFSSLDQIVPAALDVAEQYKLTADDLMLLSHAEVHGMKAAGVVSPESVGSSRVLAIASAGLKLRSRETDPKTRRKAVDQVQRAVLAAFTVNQRTEHHSFDALCEQAGVEQRWLEAFAVRMAISLDAEGRAKQKFAVEVRDFMKTADWGDVAPPSSSDLGKLFKAPSDGAWTSVASFGNSPMIRFSTVHGVKGMEFPGVVLVLPEKLRVDRITEWTVLDDWEGGHDTEARRVLYVAGSRAQELLMCAVHRRHVARVGALLDAKGVPYVRT, encoded by the coding sequence GTGACTCCGCTGTACGCCAAGGCCTACCAGCAGGAGCCAAACTATGTGCAGTCTTGGCGGGACGTACCCAGCACGAGCTTCCGCCTTCGCGACATCGGGAGAACGAAAGACCTCGAGTTCAACTGGTTCGACTTTGACTCAGATGGTCGGGCTCACCTCAATCTGTGCCGAGTGCCGCGAGAATTCGGCGATGCGGATGCTCACAGGATGCTTGCGGAGCGTAAGCAAGAGGCGGAGGCCAATGCGGCCTATATCTTTGGGCGCCTTCTCCGTGCAGGTACGGTCAGTTGTGCAGCCGCACGCGTGCTGGCTGAATTCTGGATCGGCAGCTCCGAGGGGCGGGCCATCCTCGCTCCGCTGTTGCGGTCACGCTTCGCTGAGGTGATTGTCGACGAGGCGCAGGACTGCGGTCGCGAGGAGTTGCGCATCCTGGAGTTTCTCCGCGACTGCGGAGTGCACGTTGTGATGGTCGGCGACATCGACCAGTCGATCTACGAGTTCCGGAGCGCCACACCTGCCGCCGTTCAGGAGTTCGCCACCAGCCTGCCCGGCCCGCTGGAGCTGAGAGATAACTGGCGCAGCTCGCCAGCCATTTGTGCGTTCAACAGTGCGTTGAGGTCCGGGCAGTTCGTCGAGACAGCTCGGGGCGACAACTCCATCGTTCAAACTCCGGTGCACTTGATCGAGTTCTCGTCTCTCGACCAGATCGTGCCCGCTGCTCTGGACGTTGCTGAACAGTACAAGCTGACCGCAGACGATTTGATGCTCCTGTCGCACGCCGAGGTCCACGGTATGAAGGCGGCCGGCGTGGTGAGCCCCGAAAGCGTGGGAAGCAGCCGAGTCCTCGCCATCGCCAGCGCCGGGCTGAAGCTCAGGTCGCGGGAGACCGATCCGAAGACTCGTCGGAAAGCAGTGGATCAGGTACAGCGCGCTGTTCTGGCAGCCTTCACAGTGAACCAGAGGACGGAGCACCACAGCTTCGATGCGTTGTGCGAGCAAGCAGGGGTCGAGCAGCGCTGGCTGGAGGCGTTTGCGGTCCGGATGGCGATCAGTCTCGATGCCGAGGGCCGGGCCAAACAGAAGTTCGCCGTCGAGGTTCGCGACTTCATGAAGACCGCGGACTGGGGCGACGTGGCACCTCCCAGTTCCAGCGACCTCGGCAAGCTGTTCAAGGCTCCGTCGGATGGGGCTTGGACAAGCGTCGCCAGCTTCGGCAACAGCCCAATGATCCGCTTCTCCACCGTGCACGGCGTCAAAGGCATGGAGTTCCCCGGCGTGGTGCTCGTCCTGCCGGAGAAGCTACGCGTAGATCGCATCACGGAGTGGACAGTCCTCGACGACTGGGAAGGCGGTCATGACACCGAGGCCCGGCGCGTCCTCTACGTGGCCGGCTCTCGGGCCCAGGAACTGCTGATGTGCGCGGTCCACCGCAGGCATGTCGCCCGAGTGGGGGCACTGCTCGACGCCAAGGGCGTCCCGTATGTCAGAACCTAG
- a CDS encoding vitamin K epoxide reductase family protein, whose amino-acid sequence MSHGPALAPAATPTRHRHTVGASRRTGWVMVLTGIIGWLASFQLTVDDWRLLKDPAYQPPCNISPVVSCGSVMSSPQGSLLGFPNMLLGLGAFAAVTALGIAVLSGARLHRRLWLALDAGALVGVAFAHWLIGESLYELNKLCPYCAAVWIVTIALFWYVTVHCMERGIVPVPRGVLYIVRDTHWMLLGAWYGVIVLLVLTRFWPYWSSLL is encoded by the coding sequence GTGAGTCACGGACCCGCGCTCGCACCGGCCGCCACGCCCACCCGGCACCGGCACACGGTGGGCGCGAGCCGCCGCACGGGATGGGTGATGGTCCTCACCGGGATCATCGGCTGGCTCGCCTCCTTCCAGCTCACCGTGGACGACTGGCGGCTCCTCAAGGACCCGGCCTACCAACCGCCCTGCAACATCAGCCCCGTCGTGAGCTGCGGCAGCGTCATGTCCAGCCCGCAGGGCAGCCTGCTCGGCTTCCCCAACATGCTGCTCGGCCTGGGCGCCTTCGCCGCCGTGACCGCCCTGGGCATCGCCGTGCTCTCCGGGGCGCGCCTGCACCGTCGGCTGTGGCTCGCGCTGGACGCCGGGGCGCTGGTGGGGGTGGCGTTCGCACACTGGCTGATCGGGGAGTCGCTCTACGAGCTCAACAAGCTCTGCCCCTACTGCGCTGCCGTCTGGATCGTGACCATCGCCCTGTTCTGGTACGTCACCGTGCACTGCATGGAACGGGGCATCGTCCCCGTGCCCCGAGGCGTGCTGTATATCGTCCGCGACACGCACTGGATGCTCCTCGGCGCCTGGTACGGGGTGATCGTGCTGCTCGTCCTCACCCGTTTCTGGCCGTACTGGAGCAGCCTTCTGTAA